In the Camelus ferus isolate YT-003-E chromosome 34, BCGSAC_Cfer_1.0, whole genome shotgun sequence genome, one interval contains:
- the SINHCAF gene encoding SIN3-HDAC complex-associated factor isoform X3, which translates to MFELRQGKAMRRNKPRQRGVREARPAGGAGPAGWAGAGPVVPAQVREAAAARDALPSRRPRPGGQPSAGTFLPPPAAAPGSSSVCRPGTSAAAAAAACPRGERRLGRPRRTGRDGEAFCCFRGNRRAPLPRRRAAARALEGPRPRRHPKNHRREVSGLPLSYKGTRKPRNDCLAGRGPCAR; encoded by the exons ATGTTTGAATTACGTCAGGGCAAAGCCATGAGGAGGAACAAGCCCCGGCAGCGCGGCGTGCGGGAGGCGCGGCCTGCGGGAGGCGCCGGGCCGGCCGGGTGGGCGGGCGCGGGGCCCGTTGTTCCGGCGCAGGTgagggaggcggcggcggcgagggACGCGCTCCCCTCCCGCCGCCCTCGCCCGGGCGGGCAGCCCTCCGCGGGAACTTTCCTCCCGCCCCCGGCCGCAGCCCCGGGGAGTAGTTCTGTCTGCCGCCCGGGCacctcggccgccgccgccgccgccgcgtgCCCGAGGGGGGAGCGCCGCCTGGGGCGGCCGCGGAGGACCGGGCGGGACGGGGAGGCGTTCTGCTGCTTTCGGGGAAACCGACGagcgcccctcccccgccgccgaGCCGCGGCCCGCGCGCTCGAGGGGCCCCGGCCCCGACGACACCCGAAAAACCACCGCAGGGAAGTTTCGGGGCTCCCGTTGTCCTACAAAG GCACTCGGAAGCCCAGGAATGACTGTTTAGCCGGACGTGGACCCTGTGCGAGATAG